The following are from one region of the Clostridia bacterium genome:
- the proC gene encoding pyrroline-5-carboxylate reductase, producing MNNSEFKVGIIGAGNMGSAIIKGIIKDKQIPYENIYVGDIDQNKLMEIKNIQKNINISKDNKVVVQNSNLLILCIKPQIFENVAKEISEHIDKNKLLVSIAPGISIKKMMELFPAGTKIIRAMPNTPALVGCGMTAFSANDRVNSNELDTIFSIFSGLGEVEIIDENLMDCVTAISGSSPAYVYMFIEALADGAVLKGMSREKAYKICSQAVMGAAKMVLETENHPGVLKDMVCSPGGTTIEAVYTLEKCGFRAAIIEAVKTCEEKSKQMGR from the coding sequence ATGAATAATAGCGAATTTAAAGTTGGTATAATAGGGGCAGGAAATATGGGAAGTGCAATAATAAAGGGAATAATTAAAGATAAACAAATACCTTATGAAAATATCTATGTGGGAGATATTGATCAGAATAAACTGATGGAGATAAAGAATATCCAAAAGAATATAAACATATCTAAAGATAACAAAGTTGTTGTACAAAATTCAAATTTATTGATATTATGTATTAAACCTCAAATATTCGAAAATGTAGCAAAAGAAATATCAGAACATATAGATAAAAACAAGCTATTGGTATCTATAGCCCCCGGAATAAGTATTAAAAAAATGATGGAGCTTTTCCCTGCTGGTACAAAGATCATACGTGCAATGCCTAACACCCCTGCTCTTGTCGGGTGTGGAATGACGGCATTTTCCGCCAATGATAGGGTAAATTCCAACGAATTAGATACAATTTTCTCTATTTTTTCTGGACTCGGTGAAGTAGAAATCATTGATGAGAATCTGATGGACTGTGTTACGGCAATAAGCGGAAGCAGCCCTGCTTATGTATATATGTTCATAGAAGCTTTAGCTGATGGAGCTGTGTTAAAAGGGATGAGTAGAGAAAAAGCCTATAAAATCTGCTCTCAGGCAGTTATGGGGGCAGCTAAAATGGTACTGGAAACTGAAAACCATCCGGGAGTATTAAAAGATATGGTATGTTCGCCAGGCGGAACAACTATTGAAGCAGTTTATACTTTAGAAAAATGTGGGTTTAGAGCAGCTATAATAGAAGCTGTTAAAACTTGTGAAGAGAAATCTAAACAGATGGGGAGGTAG
- the rnhA gene encoding ribonuclease HI, producing the protein MNKILIYTDGACSHNPGPGGWAAILIYKNYIKEISGGNPNTTNNRMELTAAVKALELIKRPSDIILYSDSAYLINAFTRKWVDRWVKNGWKTSTKKSVENKDLWELLIKYDRTHNIEWVKVKGHSDNEMNNRCDQLAKEQIKK; encoded by the coding sequence ATGAATAAAATTTTAATATATACCGATGGTGCATGCAGTCATAATCCGGGCCCGGGAGGATGGGCTGCAATTCTCATTTACAAAAACTATATTAAGGAAATTTCGGGCGGTAATCCAAACACGACAAATAACAGGATGGAGCTGACCGCTGCTGTAAAAGCACTTGAACTCATAAAAAGACCTTCTGATATCATACTTTATAGTGATAGCGCTTATCTGATAAATGCCTTTACTAGAAAATGGGTGGATAGATGGGTCAAAAATGGCTGGAAAACCAGCACAAAAAAAAGTGTTGAAAATAAAGATCTATGGGAACTATTGATAAAATATGATAGAACCCATAACATTGAGTGGGTAAAAGTAAAAGGGCATTCAGACAATGAAATGAATAACAGATGCGATCAACTTGCCAAAGAACAAATAAAAAAATAA